Proteins co-encoded in one Bacillus infantis NRRL B-14911 genomic window:
- a CDS encoding long-chain-fatty-acid--CoA ligase, which translates to MTEERPWLQSYPEDIPPTLTYTDEPVQQYLKRAAEEFPTKSAIHFMGREFTFKEVYEQALKLASYLQGLGIEKGDRVAIMLPNTPQSVISYYGILIAGGVVVQTNPLYMEREIEYQMKDSGAKAIITLDILFPRVSKAVPKTEIKHIIVTAVKDALPFPKNLVYPYIQKKQYGIVVNVKHEGNNHLLKEILKRPIGSLKEHSFDYEEDIALLQYTGGTTGFPKGVMLTHRNLVSNASMCQAWLYKCRRGEEIVLGLLPFFHVYGMTTVMILSIMQAYKMVLLPKFDAETTLKTIQKQRPTLFPGAPTIYIGLLNHPDLQKYDLSSIDSCISGSAPLPVEVQQRFEEVTGGKLVEGYGLTESSPVTHSNYLWDRPRVKGSIGVPWPDTDAAVFSMENGEKLPPGEVGEIAVKGPQVMKGYWNRPEDTAQTLRDGWLLTGDLGYMDESGYFYVVDRKKDMIIAGGFNIYPREIEEVIYEHPGVQEVVAAGIPDPYRGETVKAYIVMKEGHEASEEELNDFARKHLAAYKVPRIYEFRSELPKTAVGKILRRALVEEEKKKLEEEQKKQA; encoded by the coding sequence ATGACAGAAGAAAGGCCTTGGCTTCAAAGCTATCCGGAAGATATCCCCCCGACTTTGACATACACAGACGAACCGGTACAGCAGTATTTAAAAAGAGCAGCAGAGGAGTTTCCAACCAAAAGCGCCATTCACTTTATGGGCAGGGAATTTACATTTAAGGAGGTGTATGAGCAGGCGCTCAAGCTTGCCTCCTATCTTCAGGGGCTGGGCATCGAAAAAGGGGACAGAGTGGCCATCATGCTTCCCAATACCCCGCAGTCAGTCATCAGCTACTATGGCATCCTGATAGCGGGCGGGGTGGTAGTCCAGACCAATCCGCTCTATATGGAAAGAGAAATTGAGTACCAGATGAAAGACTCCGGGGCAAAAGCCATCATCACACTTGATATTCTGTTTCCGCGTGTTTCAAAGGCTGTCCCAAAAACAGAGATTAAGCATATTATTGTAACCGCTGTCAAAGATGCTCTCCCTTTCCCGAAGAATCTTGTCTACCCGTATATCCAGAAAAAGCAATATGGCATTGTAGTTAATGTGAAGCATGAAGGAAATAACCACTTGCTGAAGGAAATATTGAAGCGTCCCATCGGCAGCCTGAAGGAGCATAGCTTCGACTATGAAGAAGATATCGCCCTGCTGCAATATACAGGCGGGACCACAGGATTCCCCAAAGGGGTCATGCTTACCCACAGGAATCTTGTCAGCAACGCTTCCATGTGCCAGGCATGGCTTTACAAATGCCGCCGCGGGGAAGAAATCGTTCTCGGCCTGCTGCCGTTTTTTCATGTGTACGGCATGACCACTGTGATGATCCTTTCCATTATGCAGGCATATAAGATGGTCCTGCTGCCGAAATTTGATGCCGAGACAACTTTGAAAACCATCCAAAAGCAAAGGCCAACCCTGTTTCCTGGAGCGCCAACCATCTATATCGGGCTTCTCAACCATCCGGATCTTCAGAAATATGACCTGTCATCGATCGATTCCTGCATCAGCGGCTCAGCTCCCCTGCCGGTTGAAGTACAGCAGCGTTTTGAGGAAGTGACGGGAGGAAAGCTCGTTGAAGGCTACGGGCTGACAGAATCTTCGCCGGTCACCCATTCAAACTATCTATGGGACCGTCCGCGGGTTAAAGGAAGCATTGGTGTGCCATGGCCTGATACAGATGCTGCGGTGTTCTCAATGGAAAATGGCGAAAAGCTGCCTCCCGGGGAAGTCGGGGAAATAGCAGTAAAGGGCCCTCAAGTCATGAAAGGCTACTGGAACCGTCCGGAAGATACGGCCCAGACTCTAAGGGATGGCTGGCTCCTCACAGGTGATCTTGGGTATATGGACGAATCAGGCTATTTCTATGTTGTGGACCGCAAAAAAGATATGATCATTGCCGGCGGCTTCAATATTTACCCGCGTGAAATAGAAGAAGTCATCTATGAACATCCGGGCGTACAGGAAGTTGTGGCTGCAGGGATTCCTGACCCATACAGGGGGGAAACGGTCAAAGCCTATATAGTGATGAAAGAAGGGCATGAGGCATCCGAAGAAGAATTGAATGACTTTGCGAGGAAACATCTTGCTGCCTACAAGGTTCCAAGGATTTATGAATTCAGGAGTGAGCTCCCGAAAACAGCCGTCGGAAAAATACTGCGCCGGGCTCTTGTAGAAGAAGAGAAAAAGAAATTGGAAGAAGAACAGAAAAAGCAAGCCTGA
- a CDS encoding DUF350 domain-containing protein, which produces MNGFWENEYIQTAAYYSVVILCMIVFLAIFELVTKYKNWEEIKKGNIAVAMATGGKIFGIANIFRHSISQHDSLFTMIGWGVFGFFLLLAGYFIYEFLTPKFRIDEEIENNNKAVGFISMVISIGLSYVIGAGI; this is translated from the coding sequence ATGAACGGTTTTTGGGAAAATGAGTATATCCAGACAGCGGCATATTACAGCGTCGTCATTTTGTGCATGATTGTGTTTTTGGCCATTTTTGAACTTGTCACTAAATATAAAAACTGGGAAGAAATCAAAAAAGGCAATATTGCTGTAGCCATGGCAACAGGGGGGAAGATATTCGGGATCGCCAACATCTTCAGGCATTCCATTTCTCAGCATGATTCACTTTTCACCATGATCGGCTGGGGGGTCTTCGGGTTTTTCCTTTTGCTGGCAGGCTATTTCATTTATGAATTCCTGACCCCGAAGTTCAGGATCGATGAGGAAATCGAAAATAATAACAAGGCGGTCGGATTCATATCCATGGTCATTTCAATCGGATTGTCATATGTCATCGGGGCAGGCATCTAA
- a CDS encoding electron transfer flavoprotein subunit beta/FixA family protein has product MNIYVLLKRTFDTEEKISISGGQINEDGAEFIINPYDEYAVEEAIQVRDEHGGEVTVISVGTEEAEKQLRTALAMGADKAVLINTEDDVEAGDQFTTAKILSEYLKDKEADLILAGNVAIDGGSGQVGPRVAELLDIPYITTITKLDISGTTATIVRDVEGDSEVIETSLPLLATAQQGLNEPRYPSLPGIMKAKKKPLEELELDDLDLEEDDVEAKTKTIEIYLPPKKEAGKVLEGDLEDQVKELVSLLHTEAKVI; this is encoded by the coding sequence ATGAACATTTATGTTTTATTAAAAAGAACCTTTGATACCGAGGAGAAAATTTCCATTTCGGGCGGACAGATCAATGAAGATGGCGCAGAATTCATCATTAACCCGTACGATGAATATGCCGTCGAGGAAGCGATCCAGGTGAGGGATGAGCATGGCGGCGAAGTCACGGTCATTTCCGTAGGCACGGAGGAAGCTGAAAAGCAGCTCCGGACCGCACTTGCGATGGGAGCTGACAAAGCGGTACTGATCAACACGGAAGATGATGTGGAAGCCGGAGACCAGTTCACAACAGCCAAGATCCTGTCCGAATACTTAAAGGACAAAGAAGCCGATTTGATCCTGGCAGGAAATGTGGCCATTGACGGCGGCTCAGGCCAGGTTGGCCCCCGTGTCGCAGAGCTGCTGGATATCCCTTATATCACTACTATCACGAAACTGGACATCAGCGGTACAACAGCAACGATTGTCCGGGATGTTGAAGGTGATTCTGAAGTGATTGAAACAAGCCTTCCTCTTCTCGCTACAGCTCAGCAGGGCTTGAATGAACCGAGATATCCTTCTCTGCCGGGAATCATGAAGGCGAAGAAAAAGCCGCTTGAGGAGCTTGAGCTGGATGATCTTGACCTTGAAGAAGATGATGTAGAGGCGAAGACAAAGACGATCGAAATATATCTCCCTCCGAAGAAGGAAGCCGGTAAAGTGCTGGAAGGCGACCTTGAAGACCAGGTCAAAGAGCTTGTCAGCCTTCTTCACACTGAAGCGAAAGTCATTTAA
- a CDS encoding enoyl-CoA hydratase: MEYLTWSHQDMVAEIAISRPPANALSSGVLKELSGVLDEIEETDEVRVVLIHGEGRFFSAGADIKEFTEVESSGDFSKLGKFGQDLFERMESFPKPIIAAIHGAALGGGLELAMGCHFRLVSETAKLGLPELQLGLVPGFAGTQRLPRLVGSARAAEMLFTSDPITGIQAVQYGLANHAFPEEELLENAFNMAKKIARKSPIALKAAIELLSHSKHAEFYNGVEKEAELFGKVFASEDGQEGISAFIEKREPAFKGK; encoded by the coding sequence ATGGAGTATTTAACTTGGTCGCATCAGGATATGGTTGCCGAGATTGCAATCAGCCGGCCTCCTGCAAATGCACTTTCTTCCGGCGTGCTTAAAGAGCTTTCCGGTGTATTGGATGAAATTGAAGAAACTGACGAGGTCAGGGTGGTCCTCATCCATGGGGAAGGCCGTTTCTTCTCAGCGGGCGCTGACATCAAAGAATTTACAGAGGTAGAGTCCAGCGGCGACTTTTCTAAACTGGGCAAGTTCGGCCAGGATCTGTTCGAAAGGATGGAATCATTTCCGAAGCCGATTATTGCCGCCATTCACGGAGCTGCGCTTGGAGGGGGCCTCGAGCTTGCCATGGGCTGCCATTTCAGGCTTGTTTCCGAAACAGCCAAGCTGGGCCTTCCAGAGCTTCAGCTGGGTCTTGTCCCGGGCTTTGCCGGCACACAGCGGCTGCCAAGGCTGGTAGGATCTGCACGGGCAGCGGAAATGCTGTTCACAAGTGATCCGATCACAGGCATCCAGGCAGTCCAGTATGGCTTGGCCAACCATGCATTCCCTGAAGAAGAGCTGCTGGAAAATGCGTTTAATATGGCAAAGAAAATTGCCAGGAAGAGTCCGATTGCGCTGAAAGCGGCAATTGAGCTTCTCAGCCATTCCAAGCATGCTGAGTTTTATAATGGGGTAGAAAAAGAAGCGGAACTCTTTGGAAAAGTGTTCGCCTCTGAAGATGGGCAGGAAGGGATCTCGGCTTTCATTGAAAAAAGAGAGCCTGCTTTTAAAGGAAAATAA
- the uvrC gene encoding excinuclease ABC subunit UvrC has product MNERIKNKLMLLPDQPGCYLMKDRQATVIYVGKAKVLKNRVRSYFTGSHDGKTLRLVNEIEDFEYIVTSSDMEALILEMNLIKKYDPKYNVMLKDDKSYPFIKLTAERHPRLITTRNVKKDKGKYFGPYPNVQAANETKKLLDRIYPLRKCSTLPDRVCLYYHMGQCLAPCVKPVSEKQYKDIVDEIARFLNGGYKDIKKELTVKMTAAAEELDFERAKELRDQIAHIEATMEKQKMTSTDFTDRDVFGFAVDKGWMCVQVFFIRQGKLIERDVSLFPVYGEPEEEMLTFMGQFYTKANHFKPREILVPDTVNEEMAEKLLEVKVLKPQRGQKKDLVKLAGKNARIALQEKFSLIERDEERTIKAVENLGRQLGIYTPHRIEAFDNSNIQGTDPVSAMIVFIDGKPEKREYRKYKIKTVKGPDDYESMREAVRRRYTRVLKEGLPIPDLIIVDGGKGHIESVRDVLENELGLDIPISGLAKDEKHRTSQLLYGNPLEIIPLERNSQEFYLLQRIQDEVHRFAITFHRQLRGKSAFQSLLDDIPGIGEKRKKLLLKTFGSVKKMKEAGLDEFTAIGIPANVAQELKNKLSE; this is encoded by the coding sequence ATGAACGAAAGAATCAAGAATAAGCTGATGCTGCTGCCGGACCAGCCAGGCTGCTACCTTATGAAGGACAGGCAGGCTACCGTGATTTACGTTGGGAAAGCAAAGGTACTGAAGAACCGAGTCCGCTCTTACTTTACCGGTTCACATGACGGCAAAACGCTCCGCCTTGTAAATGAAATTGAGGATTTCGAATATATTGTCACATCATCAGATATGGAAGCCCTCATTCTTGAAATGAACCTGATCAAAAAGTATGATCCAAAATACAATGTCATGCTGAAGGACGACAAAAGCTACCCGTTCATCAAGCTGACAGCTGAACGCCATCCAAGGCTGATCACAACCCGGAATGTCAAAAAAGACAAAGGGAAGTACTTTGGGCCATATCCGAATGTCCAGGCGGCGAATGAAACAAAAAAGCTGCTTGACCGGATCTATCCGCTCAGGAAGTGCTCGACCCTCCCTGACAGGGTCTGCCTGTACTATCATATGGGCCAGTGCCTGGCGCCCTGCGTCAAGCCGGTCAGCGAAAAGCAGTATAAAGATATTGTCGATGAGATTGCACGATTTTTGAACGGCGGCTACAAAGACATCAAGAAAGAGCTTACAGTCAAAATGACGGCAGCAGCAGAGGAACTGGATTTTGAAAGGGCGAAGGAACTGAGGGACCAGATCGCCCATATTGAAGCGACGATGGAAAAACAGAAAATGACATCGACCGATTTTACTGACCGCGATGTATTCGGCTTTGCCGTCGATAAGGGCTGGATGTGCGTCCAGGTCTTTTTTATCAGACAGGGGAAGCTGATTGAAAGAGATGTTTCGCTGTTCCCGGTTTACGGGGAGCCTGAGGAAGAAATGCTTACCTTCATGGGCCAGTTCTATACAAAGGCAAACCATTTTAAACCGCGTGAAATTCTGGTGCCGGATACGGTCAATGAAGAAATGGCAGAAAAGCTCCTGGAAGTAAAGGTGCTCAAACCGCAGCGCGGCCAGAAGAAAGATCTGGTCAAGCTGGCAGGGAAAAATGCCAGGATTGCCCTCCAGGAGAAGTTCTCCCTTATAGAACGGGATGAGGAACGGACGATCAAAGCGGTTGAAAATCTTGGCAGGCAGCTGGGCATTTATACACCGCACCGCATTGAAGCTTTTGATAACTCGAATATCCAGGGCACTGACCCGGTTTCTGCCATGATTGTATTCATAGACGGCAAACCGGAAAAGCGCGAATACAGGAAATATAAGATCAAGACAGTCAAGGGACCGGATGATTATGAATCCATGCGCGAGGCTGTCCGGAGGCGGTACACCAGGGTGCTTAAAGAAGGTCTGCCCATTCCGGATCTTATTATTGTCGACGGCGGGAAAGGCCATATTGAATCGGTCAGGGATGTACTTGAAAATGAGCTCGGGCTTGATATCCCGATATCCGGCCTTGCCAAGGATGAGAAGCACAGGACTTCCCAGCTCTTGTATGGGAATCCGCTGGAAATCATACCGCTTGAGCGGAACAGCCAGGAGTTTTATCTGCTTCAGCGCATCCAGGATGAAGTCCACCGCTTCGCCATCACCTTCCACCGGCAGCTCCGCGGAAAAAGCGCCTTCCAGTCATTGTTGGATGACATTCCCGGAATTGGCGAGAAGAGAAAGAAGCTGCTTTTGAAAACCTTCGGATCCGTAAAGAAAATGAAAGAAGCCGGTTTGGATGAATTTACAGCTATCGGAATTCCGGCTAATGTCGCACAGGAATTAAAAAATAAATTATCTGAATAG
- a CDS encoding endonuclease MutS2 translates to MDSRVLKVLEFNKVREQLLEHVSSSLGRSKAEVLLPSADYEEVVRLQEETDEAVKVLRIKGNIPLGGIFDIRPHVKRSVIGGMLSPQELVQIASTVHASRQLKRFVDDFSNEESELPILTEYMDRVIVLAELEEAIRMAIDENGEMLDSASDALRSIRTQLRTRESRVRERLESMIRSSNAAKMLSDAIITIRNDRFVIPVKQEYRGHYGGIIHDQSSSGQTLFIEPQAIVQLNNELQSIRVKEQQEIERILVELSGRAAAYQPELDMIVEVLAEVDFMFAKGRYSRRLKASKPEVNNERRINLFKARHPLLQIDEAVANDISLGRDYTTIVITGPNTGGKTVTLKTVGLCTLMAQAGLQIPALDGSEVSVFGAVYADIGDEQSIEQSLSTFSSHMVNIVDILAKADFESLVLFDELGAGTDPQEGAALAISILDEVYKRGSRVIATTHYPELKAYGYNREGVINASVEFDIETLSPTYKLLIGVPGRSNAFEISRRLGLDNSVIESARSHVSEDSSQIENMIASLEDSRRQAEKELEEAHELLRGADMLHKDMQKQMMEYYEQKDEMQEKAAAKAADIVEKAKAEAEEIIRDLRKMRIEKHAEVKEHELIDARKKLEDAAPKVSKSKKEARKSDKHDFAAGDEVKVLTFGQKGHLLERASEDEWQVQIGILKMKVKERDLEFIKSPKPKETKAMAIVKGRDSHVGLELDLRGERYEDALIRVEKYIDDALLSNYPRVSIIHGKGTGALRQGVQEYLKNHRSVKRIRFGEAGEGGSGVTVVEFK, encoded by the coding sequence ATGGATTCACGGGTGCTTAAGGTGCTTGAATTTAATAAAGTCAGGGAGCAGCTGCTTGAGCATGTGTCATCTTCGCTTGGACGCAGCAAAGCAGAAGTGCTCCTTCCTTCTGCCGATTACGAAGAAGTGGTGCGGCTGCAGGAGGAAACAGATGAAGCGGTTAAAGTGCTGCGGATAAAAGGCAATATTCCGCTTGGGGGCATTTTTGATATCCGTCCCCATGTAAAAAGATCAGTGATTGGAGGCATGCTGAGCCCCCAGGAACTGGTGCAGATTGCAAGCACAGTCCATGCAAGCAGACAGCTGAAGCGCTTTGTTGATGATTTTTCAAACGAAGAATCAGAACTGCCGATACTGACTGAGTATATGGATAGGGTAATCGTGCTGGCTGAGCTTGAAGAGGCCATCCGCATGGCAATCGATGAAAACGGCGAAATGCTGGATAGTGCGAGCGATGCCCTCCGGTCCATCAGAACACAGCTTCGCACAAGGGAGTCACGTGTGCGTGAGCGGCTGGAGAGCATGATCCGTTCTTCCAATGCGGCGAAAATGCTGTCAGATGCCATTATCACCATCCGGAATGACCGTTTTGTCATCCCGGTCAAACAGGAATACCGCGGCCATTACGGGGGAATCATCCATGATCAAAGTTCATCAGGGCAGACGCTGTTCATTGAACCGCAGGCAATCGTGCAGCTGAACAACGAGCTGCAGAGCATCAGGGTGAAGGAACAGCAGGAAATTGAGCGCATACTAGTTGAACTTTCCGGACGGGCGGCGGCCTATCAGCCTGAGCTCGATATGATCGTCGAGGTCCTGGCCGAGGTTGACTTTATGTTTGCAAAGGGAAGGTACAGCAGGAGGCTTAAAGCATCCAAGCCGGAAGTGAATAATGAGCGAAGGATCAATCTATTCAAGGCAAGGCATCCGCTGTTGCAGATAGATGAAGCGGTGGCTAACGATATTTCCTTAGGCAGGGACTACACAACCATTGTGATTACGGGACCGAATACCGGAGGAAAGACTGTAACGCTTAAGACTGTGGGGTTGTGTACGCTGATGGCCCAGGCAGGCCTGCAGATTCCTGCTCTGGATGGATCAGAGGTGTCTGTATTTGGGGCTGTCTATGCGGATATCGGGGATGAGCAGTCTATTGAACAAAGCTTGAGTACATTTTCTTCACATATGGTCAATATTGTTGATATTTTAGCCAAGGCTGATTTTGAAAGCCTTGTCCTTTTCGATGAGCTTGGAGCCGGGACAGATCCGCAGGAAGGGGCAGCCCTTGCTATTTCCATCCTTGATGAGGTATACAAAAGGGGCAGCCGCGTTATTGCGACGACCCATTATCCTGAACTGAAGGCTTACGGGTATAACAGGGAAGGAGTTATCAATGCCAGTGTCGAATTCGATATTGAGACGCTCAGCCCCACTTATAAACTCCTGATCGGGGTACCGGGCCGGAGCAATGCCTTTGAAATCTCCAGGCGCCTTGGCCTCGATAATTCTGTAATCGAATCTGCACGCTCCCATGTGAGCGAGGACAGCAGCCAGATCGAGAACATGATCGCGTCTCTTGAAGACAGCAGGCGCCAGGCGGAAAAAGAGCTGGAAGAGGCTCACGAGCTGCTGCGGGGCGCTGATATGCTCCATAAGGATATGCAGAAGCAGATGATGGAGTATTATGAGCAAAAGGACGAGATGCAGGAAAAGGCTGCCGCCAAAGCCGCTGACATTGTCGAGAAGGCGAAGGCGGAAGCAGAAGAGATCATCCGTGATCTCAGAAAGATGCGCATCGAAAAGCATGCTGAAGTGAAGGAGCATGAGCTGATCGACGCCCGGAAGAAGCTGGAGGATGCTGCACCGAAAGTCAGCAAAAGCAAAAAAGAGGCAAGAAAGTCTGACAAGCATGATTTTGCAGCCGGGGATGAAGTAAAGGTACTGACCTTTGGCCAAAAAGGGCATCTTCTGGAAAGAGCTTCAGAAGACGAGTGGCAGGTTCAGATCGGCATCCTGAAAATGAAGGTAAAAGAACGGGACCTGGAGTTTATTAAAAGTCCAAAGCCGAAGGAAACAAAGGCGATGGCCATCGTAAAAGGCAGGGACTCCCATGTAGGCCTTGAACTGGACCTGCGCGGTGAGCGGTATGAGGATGCGCTGATCAGAGTCGAGAAATATATTGATGATGCGCTATTGTCCAATTATCCCCGGGTCTCGATCATTCATGGAAAAGGGACAGGGGCTCTGCGCCAGGGAGTGCAGGAATACTTGAAGAACCACCGGTCTGTAAAGCGGATCCGTTTCGGGGAAGCGGGTGAAGGCGGATCAGGCGTAACCGTGGTGGAGTTCAAATGA
- the trxA gene encoding thioredoxin: MAITNATDQTFATETGSGLVLADFWAPWCGPCKMIAPVLEELDSEMSDKVKIVKIDVDENQETAGKFGVMSIPTLLVLKDGEVVDKVVGFQPKEALSELLSKHA; the protein is encoded by the coding sequence ATGGCAATTACAAATGCGACTGATCAAACTTTTGCAACAGAAACTGGCTCTGGCCTGGTTCTTGCTGACTTCTGGGCACCATGGTGCGGACCATGCAAAATGATTGCACCTGTGCTTGAAGAGCTTGACAGCGAAATGAGCGACAAAGTGAAAATCGTCAAGATCGATGTAGATGAAAATCAGGAAACAGCAGGCAAGTTCGGTGTCATGAGCATTCCTACACTGCTGGTCCTTAAAGATGGCGAAGTCGTTGACAAAGTGGTCGGCTTCCAGCCAAAAGAAGCTCTTTCAGAACTTCTTTCAAAACACGCGTAA
- a CDS encoding electron transfer flavoprotein subunit alpha/FixB family protein: protein MARKVLVLGEVRDGSLRNVSFEAIAAAKIASEGGEVVGVLIGDSVSALGAELIQYGADRVVTVEDEKLKQYSSDGFSQALLAVVDSEGPEGIVFGHTALGKDLSPRIAAKLESGLISDAVSVEESGGNIVFTRPIYSGKAFEKKIITDGLIFATIRPNNIAPLEKDESRTGDTASLSVEIKDLRTIIKEVVRKASEGVDLSEAKVIVAGGRGVKSEDGFGPLKELADLLGGAVGASRGACDAEYCDYSLQIGQTGKVVTPDLYIACGISGAIQHLAGMSNSKVIVAINKDPEANIFKVADYGIVGDLFEVLPLLTEEFRKVVVNA from the coding sequence ATGGCTAGAAAAGTATTGGTATTGGGCGAAGTCAGGGACGGATCATTGCGGAATGTATCGTTCGAAGCGATTGCAGCTGCCAAAATTGCATCTGAAGGAGGCGAGGTTGTCGGCGTTCTGATTGGGGATTCAGTCAGCGCACTGGGAGCAGAGCTGATCCAGTACGGTGCAGACAGGGTTGTTACTGTGGAGGACGAAAAGCTGAAGCAATATAGTTCAGACGGCTTTTCACAGGCACTCCTGGCTGTGGTGGATTCTGAAGGTCCGGAAGGGATCGTGTTCGGACATACAGCGCTTGGGAAAGACCTGTCGCCGAGGATTGCAGCAAAGCTTGAATCCGGCCTCATCTCTGATGCAGTCAGCGTCGAAGAAAGCGGCGGAAATATCGTATTCACACGCCCGATTTATTCAGGCAAAGCTTTTGAAAAGAAGATCATCACAGACGGGCTGATCTTTGCAACGATCAGGCCAAATAATATCGCACCGCTTGAAAAGGATGAGTCACGCACTGGGGATACAGCTTCACTTTCTGTTGAAATCAAAGACCTGCGCACCATCATTAAAGAAGTGGTAAGAAAAGCTTCTGAAGGGGTGGACCTCTCTGAAGCGAAAGTAATCGTAGCAGGAGGCCGCGGCGTCAAGAGTGAAGACGGCTTCGGGCCGCTGAAGGAGCTTGCAGATCTCCTTGGAGGAGCGGTCGGGGCTTCCCGCGGTGCCTGTGATGCAGAGTACTGTGATTATTCACTTCAGATCGGCCAGACTGGAAAAGTTGTTACACCGGATCTTTATATCGCATGCGGCATCTCCGGCGCCATCCAGCATTTAGCCGGAATGTCCAATTCAAAGGTGATTGTAGCCATCAATAAAGATCCTGAAGCAAATATCTTCAAAGTGGCAGACTACGGGATCGTCGGAGACTTGTTTGAAGTGCTCCCGCTGCTGACCGAGGAATTCAGAAAGGTCGTTGTAAACGCATAA
- a CDS encoding TetR/AcrR family transcriptional regulator, whose product MKKNKPKYMQIIEAAVVVIAENGYHQAQVSKIARQAGVADGTIYLYFKNKEDILISLFEEKMGSFVEKIEQNIAGNDSATEKLLMMVENHFKLLSEDHHLAIVTQLELRQSNKDLRLKINDVLKGYLKAIDQILASGIETGEFSPSLDIRLARQMIFGTIDETVTTWVMNDQKYSLTDLAPAVHKLLVHGCSSR is encoded by the coding sequence TTGAAGAAGAATAAACCAAAATATATGCAAATTATTGAAGCTGCTGTAGTGGTTATAGCAGAAAACGGCTACCACCAGGCCCAGGTTTCGAAAATTGCGAGGCAGGCCGGGGTGGCTGACGGGACGATATACTTATATTTTAAGAATAAGGAAGATATCCTGATTTCACTTTTTGAAGAGAAAATGGGATCTTTTGTTGAAAAAATCGAACAGAATATTGCAGGAAATGACTCAGCCACAGAGAAATTATTAATGATGGTCGAAAATCATTTCAAGCTTTTATCTGAAGATCACCATCTGGCCATTGTCACCCAGCTTGAATTAAGGCAGTCCAATAAGGATTTGCGCTTAAAAATCAATGACGTGCTGAAAGGCTATTTGAAGGCGATCGATCAGATACTTGCATCAGGAATTGAAACCGGGGAATTTTCACCCTCGCTTGATATCAGGCTGGCCAGACAGATGATTTTTGGCACAATAGACGAAACTGTAACGACCTGGGTCATGAACGACCAAAAGTACAGCCTGACTGATCTGGCCCCTGCTGTCCATAAACTGCTTGTGCACGGCTGTTCCAGCCGTTAG